Proteins co-encoded in one Polynucleobacter sp. MWH-UH19D genomic window:
- the truB gene encoding tRNA pseudouridine(55) synthase TruB → MSTRIDGVVLLDKPAGMSSQGAVTAVKRAFHAEKAGHTGTLDPMATGLLPICLGEATKYSQDLLDADKTYVAQVQFGSRTDTGDAEGLIIEELPLPSFESSADIKKALDALLPKFTGAISQVPPMYSALKRDGKPLYEYARAGVELERTPRDIVIHKIRWTDIQWPRATLEVTCSKGTYIRVLAEDLGNALGCGAHLVGLRRTEVGHLTLEQSFTIEAIQQAVHDSSSYILPVDALLQTLPHLTVDEQQAKRLGMGQRVPLNLPSIEALVRIYRATAAPHNFIGTADWRSGVLHPKRLISQAH, encoded by the coding sequence ATGTCTACACGGATTGACGGAGTAGTCTTGCTTGATAAACCTGCAGGAATGAGTTCTCAAGGTGCTGTTACTGCTGTTAAGCGTGCATTTCATGCGGAAAAAGCAGGTCACACTGGTACCTTAGATCCGATGGCAACCGGTTTACTTCCAATTTGTTTGGGAGAAGCCACTAAATACTCGCAAGATTTACTCGATGCGGACAAAACTTATGTCGCTCAAGTGCAATTTGGCTCTCGCACTGATACTGGTGATGCAGAAGGTTTGATAATTGAAGAGTTGCCTCTCCCTTCTTTTGAGAGCTCGGCAGATATTAAAAAAGCATTAGATGCTTTGCTGCCAAAATTTACTGGGGCGATTTCTCAGGTTCCTCCCATGTACTCTGCACTAAAGCGTGATGGTAAGCCTTTATATGAATATGCCCGTGCTGGAGTAGAACTAGAGCGCACTCCACGCGATATTGTGATTCACAAAATTCGCTGGACTGATATTCAGTGGCCTAGAGCAACTCTAGAGGTAACCTGCAGCAAAGGTACCTACATTCGTGTTCTGGCTGAAGACTTGGGTAATGCCTTGGGATGTGGCGCACATTTAGTGGGTTTACGTAGAACAGAGGTTGGGCACTTAACTTTAGAACAGTCTTTTACGATTGAAGCGATTCAACAGGCTGTGCACGATAGTTCTAGCTATATTCTTCCGGTCGATGCCCTATTGCAAACCTTGCCGCACTTAACGGTGGATGAGCAACAAGCAAAGCGTTTAGGGATGGGGCAACGTGTACCACTCAATTTACCTTCCATCGAAGCATTGGTGCGCATTTATCGCGCCACCGCTGCACCACATAACTTTATTGGCACTGCCGATTGGCGCTCTGGGGTATTGCATCCAAAGCGACTTATTTCGCAAGCCCATTAA
- the rbfA gene encoding 30S ribosome-binding factor RbfA → MHKTSPHRNQRLADQIQRDLAELIPRELRSSSLGLITLQSVELSPDLAHAKVFFTVLGAEPEHALTALQEKAGYLHSLLFKRLHIHTVPTLHFQYDNSVEHGIEMSKLIDSAVKSDHQDKNP, encoded by the coding sequence ATGCACAAGACTAGCCCTCATCGTAACCAGCGTCTCGCCGATCAAATTCAGCGAGACCTGGCAGAGCTCATTCCAAGAGAATTGCGAAGTTCTAGTTTGGGCTTAATTACTTTGCAAAGTGTTGAGCTTTCTCCTGACTTGGCGCATGCCAAAGTGTTTTTTACGGTCTTAGGTGCTGAGCCTGAGCATGCGTTAACTGCCTTGCAAGAGAAGGCAGGTTATTTGCATTCTTTGCTATTCAAACGTTTGCATATTCATACCGTCCCTACATTGCATTTTCAATATGACAACTCAGTTGAGCATGGTATTGAAATGTCTAAATTGATCGATAGTGCTGTCAAGAGCGATCATCAGGATAAGAATCCTTAA
- the infB gene encoding translation initiation factor IF-2, with translation MATTTVKVLAKELKRTAADLLEQLKAAGIEKGSEDESITDKDKAALLEYLQKAHGNAEAGARKKITLIKRESSEIRQADSAGRTRTVQVEVRKKRVLVKRGEEAAASAAPESTKPAKAATPAKPILTEEELEKRAAEATRQAELLARQEAEMKAAEEARQKEAATPAEKEEQATKEASDVAAEKKAKAEKAAKELAAVKEKELADLRARRAAAEAEALAIRDMMSAPARVLKAPSEVAAEEAKKGTLHKPTKAEGAEEKKKPNKVGGKTIKSSETSSTWQEEGVKKPGGGLKTRGDTSGGVGGWRTGGARKKQRQIAEANVDTNFQVPTEPIVRDVHVPETITVAELAHAMAVKSAEVIKLLMGMGQMVTINQVLDQDTAMIIVEEMGHRAHAAKLDDPDLDLVGAEGHDAELLPRPPVVTVMGHVDHGKTSLLDKIRTAKVASGEAGGITQHIGAYHVETPRGMITFLDTPGHEAFTAMRARGAKATDIVILVVAADDGVMPQTKEAIHHAIAGGVPLVVAINKIDKPEANPERVKTELVAEQVVPEEYGGDVPFVPVSAKSGEGIDALLENVLLQAEILELKAPKDAPAQGLVIEARLDKGKGAVATVLVQSGTLKRGDMLLAGSTFGRVRAMLDENGKPCNEAGPSIPVEIQGLAEVPAAGETVQVVPDERKAREIALFRQGKFRDVKLAKQQAVKLETMMENMGEGAIEAKLLPLIIKADVQGSQEALSQSLLKLSTPEVKVQIVHAAVGGITETDVNLAVASKAVIIGFNSRADAAARKLAENNGVDIRYHNIIYDAVDEVKLALSGMLTPDKKEEITGLVEIRQVFLVSKVGAIAGCLVVDGIVKRTSSVRLLRDNVVIWSGELDSLKRFKDDAKEVRAGVECGLSLKGYNDIKEGDQLEVFEVTEVARSL, from the coding sequence ATGGCAACAACAACAGTAAAAGTACTCGCTAAGGAACTCAAAAGAACCGCGGCTGACCTCTTAGAGCAATTAAAGGCGGCCGGGATCGAAAAGGGTTCCGAGGATGAGAGCATTACCGATAAAGACAAGGCAGCTTTACTCGAGTATTTGCAAAAAGCGCATGGTAATGCTGAGGCTGGTGCTCGCAAAAAAATTACTCTGATTAAGCGTGAGAGTTCTGAGATTCGTCAGGCGGATTCTGCTGGTCGCACTCGCACCGTACAGGTTGAGGTTCGCAAAAAGAGAGTTTTGGTAAAGCGCGGCGAGGAAGCAGCAGCTTCTGCTGCGCCTGAGTCAACAAAGCCAGCAAAGGCAGCGACGCCTGCTAAACCAATCTTGACAGAAGAAGAGTTGGAGAAGCGCGCTGCTGAGGCAACCCGTCAGGCTGAGTTATTGGCTCGCCAAGAAGCTGAGATGAAGGCGGCGGAAGAGGCGCGACAAAAAGAAGCAGCAACTCCAGCCGAAAAAGAAGAGCAAGCAACTAAAGAGGCATCTGACGTTGCGGCAGAGAAAAAAGCAAAAGCTGAAAAGGCGGCAAAAGAACTAGCTGCCGTTAAAGAGAAAGAGTTGGCTGATCTTCGTGCTCGCCGTGCTGCGGCTGAGGCTGAAGCTTTGGCTATTCGCGACATGATGAGCGCCCCAGCGCGCGTCTTGAAAGCTCCCAGCGAGGTAGCTGCTGAAGAAGCGAAAAAAGGTACTTTACATAAGCCTACAAAAGCTGAAGGCGCAGAAGAAAAGAAAAAGCCTAATAAAGTTGGTGGTAAGACGATTAAATCTTCTGAAACCTCATCAACATGGCAAGAGGAGGGTGTCAAGAAGCCTGGCGGCGGTCTCAAGACTCGCGGCGATACATCTGGTGGTGTTGGTGGGTGGCGTACTGGTGGTGCTCGTAAAAAGCAACGCCAGATTGCTGAAGCAAACGTGGATACGAATTTCCAAGTACCTACCGAGCCAATTGTGCGCGATGTACATGTTCCAGAAACTATTACTGTTGCCGAGTTAGCTCATGCGATGGCAGTGAAAAGTGCTGAAGTGATTAAGTTGTTAATGGGTATGGGCCAAATGGTCACCATTAATCAAGTGCTTGATCAGGATACTGCGATGATCATTGTTGAAGAAATGGGTCACCGTGCACATGCTGCCAAGTTGGATGATCCTGATCTTGATCTTGTGGGTGCTGAAGGTCATGATGCAGAGTTATTACCACGTCCTCCAGTAGTTACCGTAATGGGCCACGTTGACCATGGTAAGACATCTTTGCTCGATAAGATTCGTACTGCAAAAGTAGCATCTGGCGAAGCTGGCGGTATTACTCAGCACATTGGCGCATACCATGTGGAAACACCACGCGGCATGATTACATTCCTAGATACCCCGGGTCACGAAGCGTTTACTGCTATGCGTGCTCGTGGTGCAAAGGCAACCGATATTGTGATTCTAGTTGTTGCAGCCGATGACGGCGTGATGCCGCAAACTAAAGAAGCGATTCATCATGCAATCGCGGGTGGCGTGCCATTAGTTGTTGCAATCAACAAAATCGATAAACCCGAAGCTAATCCTGAGCGTGTAAAAACAGAATTAGTTGCTGAGCAGGTAGTCCCAGAAGAATACGGCGGTGATGTGCCATTTGTTCCAGTCTCCGCAAAATCTGGCGAAGGTATCGATGCTTTGTTGGAAAACGTTCTCTTGCAAGCAGAAATTTTGGAGCTCAAGGCGCCAAAAGATGCACCCGCTCAAGGTCTAGTGATTGAGGCGCGTTTGGACAAAGGTAAGGGTGCTGTAGCAACAGTGCTGGTACAGTCGGGCACGCTTAAACGTGGCGATATGCTGTTGGCTGGCTCTACCTTTGGTCGTGTTCGTGCGATGCTGGATGAAAACGGTAAGCCTTGTAATGAAGCTGGTCCCTCAATTCCAGTTGAGATTCAAGGTTTGGCTGAAGTGCCAGCCGCTGGCGAAACTGTTCAAGTGGTTCCTGATGAGCGTAAGGCTCGTGAGATTGCGCTCTTCCGTCAAGGCAAGTTCCGTGATGTGAAGTTGGCAAAACAACAAGCTGTGAAGCTCGAGACCATGATGGAAAACATGGGTGAGGGTGCGATTGAAGCTAAGCTGTTGCCATTAATCATTAAGGCAGACGTACAGGGTTCTCAAGAGGCATTGTCTCAATCTTTATTGAAGCTTTCTACGCCGGAAGTGAAGGTGCAGATTGTTCACGCAGCTGTTGGCGGGATTACTGAGACTGACGTGAACTTAGCAGTTGCTTCTAAGGCGGTGATTATTGGCTTTAACTCCCGTGCAGATGCCGCTGCTCGTAAGTTGGCAGAGAATAATGGTGTGGATATTCGTTATCACAACATTATTTACGACGCGGTAGATGAAGTGAAGCTTGCTCTCAGTGGCATGTTGACTCCAGATAAGAAAGAAGAAATCACTGGTCTGGTAGAAATTCGTCAAGTCTTCTTAGTATCAAAGGTAGGAGCAATTGCAGGTTGCTTAGTGGTTGATGGTATTGTCAAGCGCACATCAAGCGTCCGCCTCTTGCGTGATAACGTGGTTATCTGGTCTGGTGAGTTAGATTCTCTGAAGCGCTTTAAAGATGATGCGAAAGAAGTTCGTGCTGGCGTCGAGTGTGGTCTATCGCTAAAAGGCTATAACGACATCAAAGAGGGTGATCAACTTGAGGTATTTGAAGTAACTGAAGTTGCTCGCTCTCTGTAA
- a CDS encoding Tex family protein, translating into MLPSIEQRLARELSAKPNQVAAAIALLDEGATVPFIARYRKEATGGLDDAQLRLLDERLAYLRELEERRKTIVASIEEQGKMTPELLKAIMLAEDKTRLEDLYLPYKPKRRTKAQIALEAGLEPLANDLLANPNLDPEIEASKYIKEAFKTEQGDNAGVPDTKAALEGARQILMERFAEDAGLLQSLRNYLQDHGVVESKVITGKDQEGEKFADYFDYSEPIKAIPSHRALALFRGRREQILMVNLRLDSEAEKPEWDAPHNPCEQRIAGHFKIKNEGRLADTWLADTVRWTWRIKCSMHLETELMTTLRERAETEAINVFARNLKDLLLAAPAGPRVTIGLDPGMRTGVKVAVVDQTGKVVDTDVIYPHQPKNDWAGSLLTLSKLAEKHKATLISIGNGTASRETDKLAQDLIKAKPELGLTKIVVSEAGASVYSASEYASKELPGMDVSLRGAVSIARRLQDPLAELVKIDPKSIGVGQYQHDVMQTQLAKSLVAVVEDCVNAVGVDVNTASAPLLARVSGLSSTVAEGIVAYRDSKGAFKSRAELKSVPRLGEKTYEQAAGFLRIMNGQDPLDASAVHPESYPLVEKILKDIKKGVKEVIGDSNLLKSLSPEKYADGQFGVPTVTDILKELEKPGRDPRPEFTTATFKEGVETIGDLKADMILEGVVTNVAAFGAFVDIGVHQDGLVHISALSNTFVKDPHTVVKAGQVVKVKVLEVDEKRKRIALTMRLSDEAPKAGSKLEQKAPNRPKHNELKRPQEERRQAPPINNAMAIALEKLKK; encoded by the coding sequence ATGTTGCCATCCATAGAACAACGTCTTGCCCGAGAATTATCTGCAAAACCTAATCAAGTAGCTGCTGCTATTGCCTTATTGGATGAGGGCGCAACAGTCCCGTTTATTGCCCGATATCGTAAAGAAGCTACAGGCGGTTTGGATGATGCCCAGTTACGTTTATTGGATGAGCGTTTGGCTTATTTGCGTGAGCTTGAAGAGCGTCGTAAAACGATCGTTGCTTCTATAGAAGAGCAAGGCAAAATGACTCCTGAGTTGCTCAAGGCCATCATGTTGGCAGAAGATAAAACCAGGCTGGAAGATTTGTACTTGCCTTATAAGCCTAAGCGCCGAACTAAGGCTCAGATAGCTCTAGAGGCCGGTTTAGAGCCCCTTGCAAATGATTTACTTGCTAACCCAAATCTCGATCCAGAAATAGAGGCGTCCAAGTACATTAAGGAGGCTTTTAAAACTGAGCAAGGCGACAACGCTGGTGTGCCTGATACGAAGGCGGCACTGGAAGGTGCTCGCCAAATTTTAATGGAGCGTTTTGCCGAGGATGCGGGCCTGCTTCAGTCATTGCGTAATTACCTGCAAGATCATGGTGTGGTTGAGTCAAAAGTCATTACTGGTAAAGACCAAGAAGGAGAGAAGTTTGCTGATTATTTTGACTATTCAGAACCCATCAAGGCGATTCCATCCCATCGTGCATTAGCACTATTTCGTGGGCGTCGAGAGCAAATTCTGATGGTGAATTTGCGCTTGGATAGCGAAGCAGAAAAGCCGGAGTGGGATGCCCCACACAACCCGTGTGAGCAGCGTATTGCAGGGCATTTCAAGATTAAAAATGAGGGCCGGCTTGCGGATACTTGGTTGGCTGATACTGTTCGCTGGACGTGGCGCATCAAATGCTCTATGCATCTAGAAACTGAGCTCATGACGACATTGCGAGAGCGTGCTGAAACCGAAGCAATTAATGTGTTTGCTCGTAACCTCAAGGATTTACTGCTGGCTGCTCCCGCTGGACCCAGAGTTACTATTGGCTTAGATCCTGGTATGCGTACTGGGGTGAAGGTCGCAGTAGTTGATCAGACGGGTAAGGTAGTTGATACTGACGTGATTTATCCCCATCAGCCCAAAAATGACTGGGCTGGCTCACTCTTGACTTTATCTAAATTGGCCGAGAAACACAAAGCAACGTTGATTTCAATTGGTAACGGTACAGCTTCTAGAGAAACGGATAAGTTGGCGCAAGATTTAATTAAAGCGAAACCTGAGCTGGGTCTTACAAAGATAGTAGTTTCTGAAGCAGGTGCTTCAGTGTATTCAGCTTCTGAATATGCTTCAAAAGAATTGCCAGGAATGGATGTTTCCTTGCGTGGTGCTGTGTCTATTGCACGTAGATTGCAAGATCCCTTGGCTGAGCTAGTGAAGATTGATCCTAAATCCATTGGCGTAGGGCAGTACCAGCATGACGTCATGCAAACCCAGCTTGCAAAATCACTAGTAGCGGTCGTAGAGGATTGTGTAAATGCAGTCGGAGTGGATGTAAACACCGCCTCAGCCCCGTTATTAGCAAGAGTGTCTGGTTTAAGTTCTACAGTAGCTGAAGGTATTGTTGCTTATCGCGATAGCAAGGGTGCTTTTAAGTCCAGAGCGGAATTAAAGAGTGTGCCTCGCCTTGGAGAAAAGACTTACGAGCAAGCAGCAGGGTTTTTGCGCATCATGAATGGACAAGATCCTCTAGATGCGTCAGCAGTTCATCCAGAGTCTTATCCCTTAGTCGAGAAAATTCTCAAAGATATTAAAAAGGGTGTCAAGGAAGTTATTGGTGATAGCAATCTGCTGAAATCACTATCGCCTGAGAAATATGCAGATGGACAGTTTGGTGTTCCGACTGTAACCGACATCCTGAAAGAATTAGAGAAACCCGGGCGAGACCCAAGACCAGAATTCACAACTGCCACCTTTAAGGAGGGTGTCGAAACTATTGGCGATTTGAAGGCGGATATGATTTTAGAGGGTGTAGTGACCAACGTTGCTGCCTTTGGTGCATTCGTGGATATTGGCGTTCATCAGGATGGGCTAGTTCATATCTCTGCTTTATCCAATACTTTTGTTAAGGATCCGCATACAGTCGTTAAAGCAGGTCAGGTAGTAAAGGTAAAGGTGCTGGAAGTGGATGAAAAACGGAAGCGCATTGCATTGACTATGCGTCTATCAGACGAAGCCCCTAAGGCAGGATCAAAGTTAGAGCAAAAAGCTCCAAATCGCCCAAAACATAACGAGCTTAAAAGACCGCAAGAGGAGCGTAGACAGGCGCCTCCAATCAATAATGCAATGGCAATTGCCTTAGAAAAGCTTAAGAAGTAG
- a CDS encoding pseudouridine synthase, translating to MSAINSEGVSASRVFLPADQSHPNLLQFFIAQFPHIEANEWERRFAEGLILDVDGQSLLANDPYRPNTHLMYFRRLAREPEIPFDEHILYQDDHLLVADKPHFLPVTPSGLYLHQTLLNRLKKKTKIQTLSPIHRIDRDTAGLVIFSINPDERSQYQNLFRDRVVGKVYEAIAPYSEELSKKLPITYQSRLEKSEHFLQMQEVDGEVNADTKIELIEELRPWARYQLMPGSGKKHQLRAHMNALGVPIKNDQIYPILTPYQEYELDFTKPLQLLAKKISFKDPITSEERSFCSGQELKFGLN from the coding sequence ATGAGTGCGATTAATTCTGAGGGAGTATCGGCATCGCGGGTGTTCTTGCCGGCCGATCAATCTCATCCGAATCTATTGCAATTTTTTATTGCTCAATTCCCTCATATTGAAGCAAATGAGTGGGAGAGGCGTTTTGCCGAAGGTTTGATTTTGGATGTGGATGGTCAGTCCTTATTGGCAAACGATCCATATCGACCTAATACGCACTTGATGTATTTCAGACGCCTAGCTCGAGAACCTGAAATTCCTTTTGATGAACATATTTTGTATCAAGATGACCACTTATTAGTTGCTGATAAGCCCCATTTTTTACCAGTTACGCCAAGTGGCTTGTATTTGCATCAAACCCTTCTAAATCGTCTTAAGAAAAAGACAAAAATTCAGACGCTTAGTCCAATTCATCGAATAGATCGAGATACAGCGGGTTTGGTGATCTTCTCAATCAATCCTGATGAGCGGTCGCAATATCAAAATCTATTTCGTGATCGAGTGGTCGGCAAGGTATACGAAGCAATTGCACCGTATTCTGAAGAGTTAAGTAAAAAATTACCAATCACTTATCAGAGTCGCCTAGAAAAGTCTGAGCATTTTCTACAAATGCAGGAGGTGGATGGGGAAGTAAATGCTGATACGAAAATTGAACTCATCGAAGAGTTAAGGCCGTGGGCTAGATATCAGCTGATGCCTGGTAGCGGTAAGAAACATCAACTTCGCGCACACATGAATGCGCTTGGGGTGCCAATTAAAAATGATCAAATCTACCCAATTCTTACGCCATATCAAGAATATGAGCTTGACTTTACAAAACCATTGCAGTTGTTAGCTAAGAAAATTTCTTTTAAAGATCCCATTACAAGCGAAGAAAGGTCATTTTGTAGTGGTCAAGAGTTGAAATTCGGATTAAATTGA
- the dusA gene encoding tRNA dihydrouridine(20/20a) synthase DusA, with amino-acid sequence MTSSPKKRMAVAPMMEWTDRHCRSFHRSLSKEAVLYTEMVTTGALIHGDVPRHLDYSQDQHPVVLQLGGSEPNDLARSAELAQQWGYDEIDLNCGCPSERVQRGAFGACLMAEPKLVAHCVKAMKDAVDVPISVKHRLGLDSMDASSSKTDYQFALNFILSVADAGASQVTIHARNAVLKGLSPKENRSKPPLRYEVAAQLRLDAQKLFPDLKVLLNGGLESNEQIAGHWNDFDGFMIGRAAYHFPAMLLGWDDLIRTNGDAAGYLFSETEWHRIQIALVKQVQAWFDECKEKGKPFYIGAFTRHILGLAHGRAGSRYWRQRLSDHHALAKVQSKAAIADFFIDASLSLGDWAAFELETAE; translated from the coding sequence ATGACCAGTTCACCAAAGAAACGTATGGCAGTCGCCCCGATGATGGAGTGGACTGATCGCCATTGCCGATCTTTTCATCGCTCACTAAGTAAGGAAGCAGTCTTGTATACGGAGATGGTGACTACTGGAGCTTTGATCCATGGGGATGTCCCGCGTCACCTAGATTATTCACAAGATCAGCACCCGGTGGTATTGCAATTAGGAGGATCTGAGCCGAATGATTTAGCTAGATCTGCGGAGCTCGCTCAGCAGTGGGGTTACGATGAAATCGATCTCAATTGTGGTTGTCCGTCTGAGCGTGTGCAACGTGGTGCATTTGGTGCATGCCTTATGGCTGAGCCCAAATTAGTAGCCCATTGTGTTAAAGCAATGAAGGATGCCGTGGATGTTCCCATTTCGGTAAAGCATCGATTGGGGCTGGATTCGATGGATGCATCTTCTTCAAAAACGGATTATCAGTTTGCATTGAATTTCATTTTGTCAGTAGCTGATGCGGGGGCTAGTCAAGTAACGATCCATGCTCGCAATGCAGTGCTCAAAGGTTTATCTCCTAAAGAGAATCGCAGTAAACCACCATTGAGATATGAAGTTGCTGCACAATTACGCCTTGATGCGCAGAAGTTATTTCCTGATTTAAAAGTATTGCTCAATGGCGGCTTAGAGTCCAATGAGCAAATCGCTGGTCATTGGAATGACTTTGATGGATTTATGATTGGCAGAGCTGCATATCATTTTCCAGCGATGCTCTTGGGATGGGATGATTTAATTCGTACGAATGGCGATGCAGCAGGGTATCTATTTAGCGAGACTGAATGGCATCGCATTCAAATTGCTTTGGTTAAGCAGGTGCAAGCATGGTTTGATGAGTGCAAAGAAAAGGGAAAGCCTTTTTACATTGGGGCATTCACAAGACATATTTTGGGTCTAGCTCATGGCAGGGCAGGCTCACGTTATTGGCGTCAACGCCTATCAGATCACCATGCCTTAGCAAAAGTGCAAAGTAAAGCCGCAATCGCAGACTTTTTTATTGATGCCAGCCTAAGCCTTGGTGATTGGGCTGCCTTTGAGCTAGAGACTGCAGAATAG
- the typA gene encoding translational GTPase TypA — translation MTKRALRNIAIIAHVDHGKTTLVDQLLRQSGTFRSNEKVAERVMDSNDLEKERGITILSKNCAVEYDGTHINIVDTPGHADFGGEVERVLSMVDGVLLLVDAVEGPMPQTRFVTKKALALGLKPIVVINKVDRPGARTDYVINATFELFDKLGATEEQLDFPVVYASGLNGYAGMTDDVREGDMRPLFDTVLKHVPVRDDNPDGPLQLQITSIEYSTYVGKIGVGRVNRGTVKPGMDVVFMDGPEGVQRKGRINQVLKFRGLERELVDEAQAGDIVLINGIEDLAIGTTVCAPDTPEALPMLKIDEPTLTMNFMVNTSPLAGREGKFVTSRQIRERLDRELKSNMALRVKDTDDDTVFEVSGRGELHLTILVETMRREGYELAVSRPRVVFHEEDGVKMEPYENLTVDVEDTTQGAVMEDLGKRKGELLDMVSDGKGRTRLEYRIPARGLIGFQGDFMTMTRGNGLMSHTFDSYAPAKEGILGERHNGVLVSQDDGEAVAYALWKLQDRGRMFVSPGDPLYEGMVIGIHSRDNDLVVNPIKGKQLTNVRASGTDEAVRLVPPIALNLEYAVEFIDDDELVEVTPKSIRIRKRYLKEHERKKASRE, via the coding sequence ATGACTAAACGCGCACTTCGTAACATCGCTATCATCGCCCACGTTGACCACGGTAAAACAACCCTAGTTGACCAACTCTTGCGTCAATCGGGTACGTTCCGCTCAAATGAGAAAGTGGCCGAACGCGTCATGGACTCAAACGATCTTGAAAAAGAGCGCGGCATTACCATTTTGTCCAAAAACTGCGCAGTTGAATATGATGGCACTCACATTAATATCGTAGACACACCAGGGCACGCAGACTTTGGCGGTGAAGTGGAGCGTGTGCTATCGATGGTGGATGGCGTGCTTTTGTTGGTGGATGCAGTTGAAGGGCCAATGCCACAGACTCGCTTCGTTACTAAGAAGGCGTTAGCTCTTGGACTCAAGCCGATCGTTGTGATTAATAAAGTAGATCGCCCAGGTGCTCGCACTGACTATGTCATCAACGCCACATTTGAACTGTTTGATAAATTAGGCGCTACTGAAGAGCAGTTGGATTTTCCAGTGGTATACGCCTCTGGTTTGAATGGTTATGCAGGCATGACTGATGATGTGCGCGAAGGCGATATGCGTCCATTGTTTGACACGGTACTCAAGCATGTACCTGTGCGTGATGATAATCCTGATGGTCCATTGCAGTTGCAGATTACCTCTATTGAATACAGTACTTATGTCGGTAAGATTGGCGTAGGTCGCGTCAATCGTGGCACCGTAAAGCCAGGCATGGATGTGGTCTTTATGGATGGTCCAGAGGGCGTGCAGCGTAAGGGTCGCATCAACCAAGTATTAAAGTTCCGCGGTTTAGAGCGTGAACTAGTTGATGAAGCTCAAGCGGGCGATATTGTATTGATTAACGGTATTGAAGACTTGGCAATCGGTACCACTGTATGCGCGCCTGATACCCCCGAAGCATTACCTATGCTTAAGATTGATGAGCCAACTTTGACCATGAACTTCATGGTGAACACTAGCCCATTAGCGGGTCGTGAAGGTAAGTTTGTTACCAGCCGTCAGATTCGTGAGCGCTTGGATCGTGAGCTCAAGTCCAATATGGCATTGCGTGTAAAAGATACTGACGATGACACTGTATTTGAAGTATCTGGACGTGGTGAATTGCATCTCACCATCTTGGTTGAGACAATGCGTCGTGAAGGCTATGAATTAGCCGTATCGCGTCCTCGCGTAGTGTTCCACGAGGAGGATGGTGTGAAGATGGAGCCATACGAGAACTTAACCGTGGACGTTGAAGACACAACTCAAGGCGCTGTAATGGAAGACTTGGGTAAGCGTAAGGGTGAATTGCTCGATATGGTGAGCGATGGCAAGGGCCGTACTCGTTTGGAGTATCGTATTCCTGCGCGTGGTCTGATTGGTTTCCAAGGTGACTTTATGACCATGACTCGCGGTAATGGTTTAATGAGTCACACTTTTGATTCCTATGCTCCTGCTAAAGAGGGCATCTTAGGTGAGCGTCATAACGGTGTATTGGTAAGCCAAGATGATGGTGAAGCAGTTGCTTACGCATTGTGGAAATTACAAGATCGCGGTCGTATGTTTGTAAGTCCTGGCGACCCCTTGTACGAAGGTATGGTGATCGGTATCCATAGTCGCGATAATGACTTAGTTGTTAACCCAATTAAAGGCAAGCAACTGACAAACGTTCGCGCTTCAGGTACTGATGAAGCGGTTCGTTTGGTGCCGCCAATTGCACTCAATCTTGAATATGCCGTTGAGTTTATCGATGATGATGAACTGGTTGAAGTTACTCCAAAGAGTATTCGCATTCGTAAGCGTTACCTTAAAGAGCATGAGCGTAAAAAAGCATCGCGCGAATAA